The sequence below is a genomic window from Bradyrhizobium septentrionale.
CGCGCCGCCGGCGGCGTGATGGTGATGATGGCCGCCGCCCTTGTGGCCCTGCAGCGCCTGCGACATCTCGTCGAGGCTGACGCTGCCGTCGCCATTGGCATCGAGCTTGGCGAACACGTCGTCGGCCTGTGCGGTGTTGGTGCCGCCGGCGCCGAGCGCATTCTCGAATTCGGACTGGGTGATCTGGCCGTTGCCGTCGGCGTCGATCTGCGAGAACAGGTCCTGCAGCGCGTCCGACCGGCTGGTCGGGGTCGTGCTGGTGGAGGACGTGGTCTGCGATTGGCTCTGCGCGGCGAGTAGTGCGCTCATTGTCTCCGCCGAAATCTGCGTCGAGCCAGAGCCCGATCCAGCGCTGGTGCTCGTGCTGGTCGACGTCGAGGTGCTGGTCGCGGGCGCGAACAGGCCGGTCGACGGACTTCCCGAACTGGAGCTGCCCGTCTGCGCCGTCGACTTCGACGACATCAGCGAGCTGAGAAGATCGATGGCGGACGACGCAGCGCCTAACGCAAATAGCATGGCAATACTCCAACAAGGCCGCGGCCCCGCGGCTCAAACGCTTGTCAGTGGCTCAGCAAGGGGTGTGCCATGGCAAAAACCCAATAAAACCAGGCCTTGGCGCACCGATGCGGGTTCCGCGCACCCGGCAAGAGCTGCCGCCAGGGGCAGATTTTTCCGGTCTCCGAGCGCCGTCCGCTCGCAT
It includes:
- a CDS encoding EF-hand domain-containing protein yields the protein MLFALGAASSAIDLLSSLMSSKSTAQTGSSSSGSPSTGLFAPATSTSTSTSTSTSAGSGSGSTQISAETMSALLAAQSQSQTTSSTSTTPTSRSDALQDLFSQIDADGNGQITQSEFENALGAGGTNTAQADDVFAKLDANGDGSVSLDEMSQALQGHKGGGHHHHHAAGGATDGSGSSSGSSSDPLMQALDGATSTSVTNSDGSTTTTMTYADGSKVSMTSPAAASTTSSTTSSSASSSATSSYNFIEQLIQRQAQAISAQASSSVSVSA